The genomic stretch GGCGTTCGTATGCGAATCGCTGTGATCCCTGAATCACGTTCGTCTGTGTTGGCGAGGGGCGCGGTCGTCCTCTCGCTCGCAATCAGCGCAGCAAACTTCTTCCCGTCCGCCGACGTGAACGGCGCGGTGACGACGTCCGACCTACGCGCGTTGCAGCGACTCGCTGACCGCAAGGAGGTCGAACGCCAATTCGACGCTCTCGTACCGCTTGGCGCGACGTGGAACGACATAGAGGCGCTTCTCGATCGCCGGATATCTGCGTTTCACGAGTGTTCGGGTGAAGAGATGTTCCGCCTGCTCGAGGACGCGCGACACTTACGAGGAGTGGGGTTTCGTGATCCCGAGACGGACTGTCTGGATGTCGCGTTCACCGGGCAGTTCGATCCCGCCGCGCGATACAGGCTCTTTGCGAACGGGCTCTCGCAGCATGTCGATGCCGCGTTCCTACTGATTGCTGCGAAAGATGCCGAGGAGACGTGGAGAGTTGTGTTCAGAGGTGTGGTGAATCACGAGAGACCGTCGGACCCTCGACCGTCGCGCGAAGACCATCTAGCCAGGTTTCGGCTCTATTTTCCGATCGGAATGACCGCGGAGGACTTCCTTTTCGGATTGCCGGACGAGGTCATGACCGGCGAACAGTTGATCGGCTCGCTCCAGAGCAGAACCTATCTGTACGGCAACGGATTTCGAGATGCGAAATCGGGGCAGTTGGACCCCGCGTTTACGGATAGATTCGCTCTCACGCGCATCTATCGGCTGTTTAGTGCGCAGGGCTTCCCTTTGAGCGGAGACAATATGCTCGTCGTCTTCGAGCAGGACGAGGCGGGACTCTGGCGACTGGTGTATCACGAGATCGTCGATCATCTTTGCATCTGAGTTTGTGGGGGCTTGCGGCACCGCATCCGTGTCGAGCTCTCAGGGGTCTTCAAAGGCACCACTTCACCATACGCCTCGTGCATTGTCTCGCGCGCGCTCCGGCTTGACCGCCTCTTGTTCGGCGGGCTCCGCGGCATGGTCGCGACAGGATCGGCAGGTGTCGGGAGTTTTCTACCCCATTCCTACCCCATGACCTACACTGCCGCTTCCATCGCGGAACTACTCGGAGGCGAAGTCGTCGGCGACGGCTCGACTCTCCTCACCGGTTTCAGTGCCGCCGAGAACGCTCGCGCCGGCGATCTCACGTTTGCGGAGAAGGACGCTTACTTCGCGGCCGCGGAGGCGAGTGCGGCGGCTGCGATCCTCGTGTCCGGTCCGTTCACTTCGGCGACGAAGGTCGTGATCCGCGTGCGCAACGCCCGCGTGGCGGCGGCGCGTGTGCTGCCGTTGTTTTTTCCGCCGCCGGAGTTCGCGGCCGGCGTCCATCCGAGCGCGATCGTCGATGCGTCCGCGCAGATCGACGCCACGGCGCACATCGGGCCGTGTTGCGTGATCGGCGCGGGGGTCGTGATCGGTGCCCGCACGGCCTTGCTGGGAGGGAACCACGTCGGGACCGAGTGTCGCATCGGCGACGACGTGCGGCTGTTTCCCAACGTCGTGCTCTACGCGCACACGCAGATCGGGCATCGCGTCGCGATCCATGCGGGGACCGTGATCGGGTCCGACGGTTACGGATACGTGTTCGATCAGGGCAGGCATCTGAAGATCCCGCAGGTCGGCCGCGTGGTGATCGAGGACGACGTGGAAATCGGCGCGAACAGCGCGATCGATCGCGCCGCGCTCGGCGTCACCGTGATCGGCGCTGGCTCGAAGTTGGACAACCTCGTGCACGTGGCGCACAACGTCGTCTTCGGCCGCCATTGCCTCGTGATGGGGCAATGCGGTTTCGCCGGCAGCACGCATTTCGGCGACTACTGCGTCATCGCTTCGCAGTCGGGCGTGGCGGGGCACTTGAAGATCGGCAATCAAGTCACGGTCGGCGGGAAGTCGGGCGTCACGCGCGACGTCGCCGACAAGGAGACGGTACTCGGGTTTCCCGCCGCGCCTCATCAACAGACGAAGCGGCAATGGATCGCGCAACAGAAACTGCCCGACATGCTCGTGCGGATGCGCGAAATGGAGAAACAGATCGCTGCCGTCGCGACCCGGCTCGGCTGAGCGCGGAGTTCGGAAACCACGGATGGCACGGATGGGCAAGGATCTGGCGCGGTCCGCCCAAGTGTTAGGTTCGAAGTCTGACGTAAGAAGTGGGTCCAGCGGCCCGGGGGTAGAGCGAGGCCTCTGGCCGAGCCGTCCGCGTCATCGCAAGTCGTTTGGCGCATGGCTTTGGCGGACGCCTCACGACGCGCAGACGGACCTGCGCGTCCACCTCTCGAGCGAAGCGCGGTCGCGGCAACTCGTCCGTGGAATCACTCGCGACCGGGCTCCGGTTCCAACCGCAGCAGCCGTCCGTTCTTCTCGTCGGTCAACACGTAGATGAAACCGTCCGGGCCCTGCCGCACGTCGCGGATGCGCGCGCCGAGGCGGATCGACTCTTGGCCGAGCACGCGACCGTCGGCGTC from Opitutales bacterium ASA1 encodes the following:
- the lpxD_2 gene encoding UDP-3-O-(3-hydroxymyristoyl)glucosamine N-acyltransferase, which gives rise to MTYTAASIAELLGGEVVGDGSTLLTGFSAAENARAGDLTFAEKDAYFAAAEASAAAAILVSGPFTSATKVVIRVRNARVAAARVLPLFFPPPEFAAGVHPSAIVDASAQIDATAHIGPCCVIGAGVVIGARTALLGGNHVGTECRIGDDVRLFPNVVLYAHTQIGHRVAIHAGTVIGSDGYGYVFDQGRHLKIPQVGRVVIEDDVEIGANSAIDRAALGVTVIGAGSKLDNLVHVAHNVVFGRHCLVMGQCGFAGSTHFGDYCVIASQSGVAGHLKIGNQVTVGGKSGVTRDVADKETVLGFPAAPHQQTKRQWIAQQKLPDMLVRMREMEKQIAAVATRLG